From the Tigriopus californicus strain San Diego chromosome 4, Tcal_SD_v2.1, whole genome shotgun sequence genome, the window TCTAAAGACACGCATAAGCAGATTATTGCGCTGGCAAATGACATTATGTCCCATCGAATTACAATGAAATCATATTCaatttatcaatttttttgttactcGTATTCTGGAAGCTTTATCCTATTCTGATAACCGTAACGTTGTAGAAGTAAGGATTCACTTGggccaagatccaagaaggtCGTCTAAAGAAAACTGCAAATCCTTAACATGACACACCCACTTTACTGTCCAAACTCTAGATataaaaataattcatttcttCCAAGGTCAAATCCCACAAGAACATGACATACAGTTTGCgtcttttttcaataactttCGATTGTAGAAATCGTTTTAAGCGAATACCCACGTgtcttagggcggctttacactaggatggaaaaccgagattgaatccggtttgaggatggaagtcgGACTAGTGCTGAGGTtagtccagactcgagtgtGAGTCCTTTCTAATagaatcatgtcaaaatttgtggaaaaaactcattctttgttttaaatttcgcaatacgagtctttttgttcgacttgagtacagtgaaaaaCTCGAGTCTTCTGCTGGAATCGTGCCAACAGTAGTCCTctcttccatcctcaaaccggattcaatcctggttttccagTGTAGTTTAAAGCCGCCTTAGGATTCTCTTGGCAATTACCTCCACCCCAACTAACTCCCCAAAGACCTACAACGAAAAGccggttcctttttttcactccTCGTTTGAAATGAAGTCTCCGAAATTAATTTCAGAGTGGGTGTTGCATGCAATCCAGGGAGGATCAGTCCAAAGCTTCCAGAGAATATTatgttctcatttcaattgaagCCTGAATATCACTTCAATCACTAAGGGAGTGCCATCTTTCCAACTGACGCTAGCATCAAATTATTTTCTGTGGCCCCTAGAGTACAAGCATTTTTATGTTTACGTAAAGTGCACCTTCGCAGGTGCACCTAGGGAggaatgaattttgatttaatATACATTCATGATCGTGATCACATGGGTATTTGTAAAGTTTCTAAACTGCAGGTCTTTGATGATGGTTCgcaaagaaagaaacatgCTGGACATTTGAAAGGTCACAGTGAACGTCCGCTATCTCTAGCCTCACTTCAAAATACTGTAGCAACACGGTGCTGTTTGGGGTGGATGTAGctgattttgaaatcaaaagacaTTCAAAGGTACTTCCGGCATCGGtttgatattttgcaaaacttCGCGCATTTCTGAGTCAATTCACCGGGAAAAAAGTTACAGAATGTGTCTGAAGGatgaaatgtggaaaaaacAATTAGTTAATTCTTGGACAACAATCATACCAAGAGACGGacaagcaacaaaaaatgaaaagttggATGATGTGCTGGTTTGGTTTCGggaatggatttttttccattaatcAATCACTTTTATTACAATTCAACGACAATTTCACGAAACTTGTgcgcatttcatttttgtggttTTATTCTGTTTAAAGAAGGTTCTCTCACCAatcctccattttcaaaactatcCCAGGAATATGTTTTGCTGAAATTGTCCTTAAAAGCATGATGAAAAATCTTACAATTTGAGGCAACActcattttgcaaaatgtttgaTGAACTTTGAGCCACTCATAGAAACATACTCCAGCACCtgttgaatatgtttttttttcattttttcccttgaaatgCCGTTGTAAACTATAAGGTAAGTTTTGTAACTTTTGGCCATTACGTCTCTTTTTAGGTGCATTATACTTTTTTACCTGTGAAGTATCTAAAACGATaccactttttgcaaaaacatctAACCAATGCTAAAAGCGTCTTCAAATGTCTTGATCTCAAAATCAAACGTTTTGGCCCAACATTGCACCGTGCCTTGCAAGCTCATCGGTCGGATTGAGAATGTAGTGATGGCTTACACTTCTTGCTTTTTGAGGCCAGGGGCTTGCCAAACGCTTGCCTAACGCCCTCATTTTCACAGTTTTCAAGGGAGTGAGATTCGTCAGGATCCCTCAGTTGATGTGAAATAAGATACATCTTTTGCTAACCTTACTCTAAGAGGTTTTTTGCTTAGTGAAAAATGTTAAGTCCATGGTTGGGTCATCTCATatattggtttgaaatgaacTCTTAAAACATCTGAATCACTCTATCTATTGTGGGTGCATAATTTATCAGCGTCATGCATTGCCAATATGATGATAGATCATGATTTATAATTTTTTACTCTATcatatggggacgtttaggcaagctctggcaggttcgttttgtttgctggtaccaatgtcagtgatgcaagtttggggcttcaactatgtttttgagaagctgacccttctttcgcattgatacatgaggaaaggtcaggttcgataaaaccagtttgaaatgccaattttgtatcactggcattggcaggcaagtttatttgctggtaccagcgcttgcctaaatgtcccaATAGGGAATTCATCTCATCTGTCAGCAATGAAGGTGTCAAGTGAATTACTACCAGTGCTGTCATGTCCATGTACTCCGACCATGCCAGAATAGTTCTTAAAATATGCCTAAACATGCTGTGGAAATCGGAAAACGTCAGAAAACAGTGCCcgaggaaaaaaagagcatCCCATGTTCGCGAACTTTCTGCAACACGTGGAGGTCGTGATTCTAATTTAGCTTGAATCGCCATAATGAAGCAAGACTTCAATGATTTAGAGCATGCTTTCACGCCCTTTGAGTGTTATGCGCTTAGGGGGAGCGGTAAAAGGTATCGATCAAAATCTTAAAAGGGGAGAAACGCTACCCCTTAGGaaccgaaaaaaaattaaacattgTTTTCTTAACAATTCCatccaaattaaaaaaaaaagtttactGCTTAGGATTGTTACACGATTCTTAATTAATTAAGTCAGTTGAAATTACAATGAACAATACCCCACAATTTGTGGAAACAGATCAGCAAATGAGCAACCCCAAATTCGTTATTCTAAGTAACTCAATGtaattgttttttgtttggggtTTTTAGGTCAGAGGAGcgagcctcgcccggccaacaaagccagccatcacatcgtccacttccaaattTTGTTACGCACATTCATGTCTGTGATCTGTTTGGTTCTCTGTCAGTGGGAGTGGTTAGcgtttaaaagtttccttggaGAAAGATTGGGGAGGGGATttgaaccagggacctctcttgCTCTAGGAAACTAATTTGTGAGTAAATGTAACAATTACTGGCAGAATAGCCATAATATATCCAAACGTATGTTAGAATTGAATTCACAACGCCAGAGGGGTCTAAACTATATCAGAAACTCAATTCTCTAGCAATAAAAAATACCACCTGCAGAAGGTTTAGTCAAGACCTAGTCGGAAAAAACATTTAGTTGTAACAGTCTTGGTGCAGTTGGAGAACATGATTTAGCACAGATTAGAGAATGATAGCCATAATCATGATAAAAAAGGTATTCGACATTGATGGGCGTCAAAGAGGGGAAATATTGCACTATTAGCAATCAAGGCAGGGCAACAAATATGGAATGTCAAGTGATCCATTTGGCTGAGCATTTGttaagtttgaaaatcttGCCAATAAACTACCACAATATGCCAGAAACCATGCCAGATCCGAAAGATATGCCATGTTCAATTTTCACAAGCCAGAGGGGTTCTGAATATGCCAGATGTACACTATTTTGGCAGGAAAATATGCCgtctggcagcactgataTCAACTTCAAGAGCTTTACTCACAGATCTGTGGCTTTACTCTGTGCTCATTTTCCGTGTTGGTCCGATGTGGCTACAGGTATTGTCCGATCAAGTACGCGCAGCAGGATGGATCGGCattagagctgtgcatcggatccgaaagggtctccgaatccgatccgaagtgattttttgtaatccAAATCCGAGAATTCTTTCCCAATCCGAcagaatccgaatccgagagcTCTGCCCAATACGaacgaatccgaatccgaaatttttCTCGGATCCAAATCCGAGATATATTTGCTTAATCCGACATTGACTTAATAAGAACTCAACTACCTTTAACTAAATGTGCTTTTTGTCACttgtatgttttcaaatgatgaGACTGAGTGAAGTTGCCTTTGTCAGAATATAATTTTtctgttgcaataatgtcattttttgtaacactAATAGAATAGCATAACTTGTCTTTATGTCATTTGCTTCAATTGTAGTTCTATTGACTATAAGTCTGTCATCAAAATGGCGCAACAGTTGTTAATTTAAAGGCTTGATATGTTGAAGaattctaatttccttttccCCTAGTATTGACTGATTGGGTTTCTTTAGTTGTGTgggattgccacacaattgtGATAACTCTAAAGATAGTAGATCCATGCAcagattttaattttgatgttctttgatttccctcacATCTAGAGagttgtgaaagaaaccattctcaaaactaACATATATTTATAATTTATAatcttggacttggatcggatccgaacccaatgcgacattttccattcccaatccgaatccaaaaaTAGTTAGTCAAGCTGATCCGAATCTTTCAGATCCGATGAACAACTCTAAGCAGCATGATGGGATTGAAAACCCCATCATGGCTGGACGAGTTACACAAGTCCACGTTTGAGTACGTTAGAGTACGTGTGGCTGGGCGTGAGGGCTTGCTTGCCGGCTCTCATGGAGACGATTTCTACTTTTGCTCGAGACTCCGCGCAACAATCAGTCTTAGTTTTGCATTTCGCCGAACAACCGCGACATAGATATCACACTTGCCAGCTACAACAATTTCATCGCCAAAATGCCGGTCGAACTCTATGGAATGTCTGCTTCTGCCCCATGCCGAATTGTGGCCATGACTTTGGAGGTCTTGGAAGTTCCTTACGAATACAAGACCATTGACTTGATGGCTGGTGACCAAATGAAGCCCGAGTACTTGAAAATCAATCCTCAACACAACATTCCCACACTCGTGGATGGCGACTTTGCCATGAATGAGAGTCGAGCCATTGCCACCTATTTGGCCAACGCTTACGGCAAGGATTCCAAGCTCTATCCCGTCGATCCCAAGGTTCGGGCTGTGGTCGATCAACGGCTCTACTTTGATATGGGCGTGTTTTACAAAGCCATTGGTGATATTATCGTGAGTGTCGGAGTCTAGCAGTTTGCATATGGTCACTTTTGAGACTGACGTCAGTTTTGATCCTTTTCTAGTACCCAAAGATGTTCGAGGGCAAGGACCCTGAATCAGGAGCCAAGGATAAGCTCAAGGAGGTTCTCGGTTGGGTCAATGACATGATCAAGAAGAGCGGCTACGCCGCTGGAACCGATTCCTTAACTCTAGCCGATTTAGCCTTCATCGCCTCCTTCAGTACTTTGGTGGAGACTGGTTCATTCGACGTGTCTGGTTTTGCAGAGTTGAATGCTTGGTTTGAAAAGGTCAAAGGAGAAATCAAGAACTACGAGAAGGCCAATGGTGCCGGAGCCACGGCCATGGGACAATGGTACAAATCGAAGCTATGATTTTTTATAAGCTAACTTATGCGATACTCGGACATGGAACGTGTTGGAAATAAAGTGTTAGGCCACCGACTCGGGCTTGAGATTGGTCAATTTGAATATGGACATTGTGtatatttgttttgagatATAATTGCAAATCTTGAAAAGGCATTCGACTTATTTCTCGCGTCGGAAATCATTATTCGCAAACAGCCTCCTGCACAAAAAGTGCTCGAATCAAAGGGAATCTTCGTCTGTATGCATAAGTAAGTTTTAATCATTTCTCTTTGCCAAAGGAAAAGCTTTGACGTTTTTCATGGACTATTTAACTCACTCCACTTTCTCCACCGACACTTTTGGGAAAAAGCATGTGGCAAGGAAATAGCAGGAAATTGCTAATTGTCAAATTACTAGAAAAAGACACGCAATATCCaacatttttctccatttcccACCAACTTAATAGCTTTTTTGTAGAGTAGTGTAGgagtttttgaaatcattttttatcCATTTCCTTTATCTCCTCAGCGGTTAGTCAATCTTTAATTTCATCACAAATGGGAGTTAATTCGCTCAAATCTTACGCTGTGTgggttttgatttttcactagATCACATTTTCTCACGTTTCGAACAAAATGGTGTTGCAGTTTTATTCGGCGCAACCTTCATCGCCTTGTCGCTTAGTTCATATGGTCTTGGAAACTATTGGGGTTCCCTATCAATTGAATTCCGTGAACCTCGCTCAAGGAGAGCACTTAGCATCTGAATTTTTAGCAGTAAGATGACATAACACTTTTGCTTAATCTTTTCTCATCCAGCTCATGTCCAATTCCGTCCAGATAAACCCGTTTCACAACGTCCCCTTCATTGTTGATGAGGATCTATCAATGGGTGAGAGCCGGGCCATCGCCACCTACTTAGCAAATAAATATGATGAAAGCGGACAACTATATCCCAAAGATCCCAAGACCAGAGCAATCGTAGATCAAAGGCTCTTTTTCGACATGGGTTCACTTTTTGCAAGCCATCGAAGTTGTTACGTAAGAGTGATGATATTCCATTCCAAGAATTGCATGTTACCTACTTGATGCTGGAAAAAAGGCATTATGCATGCACAAAGGCGAAGAAATGAGTATCATCAACCGaagcgtttaaaaaacaagagaaatggaaattgagagtttcgaaaaagaaattgcaactACATTTGAGATTTCTTTTGGAACTTAGCAAGATAGTAAACAGGGCaaagtgattttcaaattcaatagTTTTATGATGATAATAATCTAGTTACTTAGGAAGGTTGGCTATCACCCTTCACGAAATCTCATTTAGTGATGCAAACATTTAGTAAAAGTGCTATTTGTCTAGCCTCCACTTACACAATAAAGGAGTGTCCCAGGAGTATAAATTAAGACTTGAAAGTCTGCAGACTTGCTAAGAAAACTGTTTCGGACCCAAATGTTTGCATCCCTGTTCACAACTCAACACATGCAAGGTTGCGTCACATGGGATTGCCGAACagaattatttctttttaaggTCTTAGAGACTATTGAACCAACATTGTTGCtcccgattcattttcttagtaagttctacaaaaatgaaataaatggatAAAACAGCAAGGCCGTCTGGGGGTtggaactgaagaaccacagaaCATGAAAGCCGAAAATCACATGCGTTTACACTGATGTCATAATGACTCTACCTGCTCCATCCAAGTTGAGACAACGGCAATTCTATGCCCGAGTTAAATGTAGTTGTGGCATCAAGGAAAATGTTAACACTAGTTAAGGTATCaaccattttcaatcaaatagtCAACATAAGTAAGCAACAATTTCACTTTCATAGGGGCATCTTTAAGAAGTTTTCAtgatttaaaacatttttcttccgCCGAAGACGAAAGATCAAAACAAATAACAGAGTTTTAAGTGAACTATCGTACTGTGAATTTTTAGTGGCTATTAATGGTTTGTTTTATTATTATACAATTTATTTCATGCTTTCTAATACTTTGTTTGCCTCTTATCGAGCTAGAGAGTTGAATAACGCAACTtttgaatgtattttcttgccaacctttcaaaaacatcaaattgccttcttttttccacagcactcaaaaatgatgaaaggGATTGAGCCACCGAAGAAAGATTTGGAAAGGGCCCACCAATCCCTGCTTTGGGCCGAGGATATGATCAGAGCAACTGGATATGCAGCTGGAACACAAAACTTAACACTTGCTGATCTGGCCTTTGTTGCCACTTTCAGCACCATTCAGGCCACTGAAGCATTTGACTTATCGGAtcttccaatttggaaagaatACTTCCCAAGAATaacaaaattgatcaaaaactaTGACGAGGTCAATGGCAAAGGAGCCTTAATGTTCGGCGCTTTCTATCAAGCTCAACTGAAAGGTGCAATTTCTCAGGAATGTTGAAGGATTTATCTTCCGGTTACTTTATTTACCTTGTTATGAGCCAGATATAGTTTGTGAGATTTTAGTTCGGCAATGAAAGTCGATCTCTGATTCAGTGACATTCTGTTTTGAAAGTGTGGCCGTCGTTGCAGACGTAAGgatgaaaaatatattgacGTCGGATGAAGTTTGTTCCACAATGTTCCAACTTCCATACTTCCGTCTTGATCTCATCTCTCATCATATCAAT encodes:
- the LOC131879401 gene encoding glutathione S-transferase 1-1-like, giving the protein MVLQFYSAQPSSPCRLVHMVLETIGVPYQLNSVNLAQGEHLASEFLAINPFHNVPFIVDEDLSMGESRAIATYLANKYDESGQLYPKDPKTRAIVDQRLFFDMGSLFASHRSCYHSKMMKGIEPPKKDLERAHQSLLWAEDMIRATGYAAGTQNLTLADLAFVATFSTIQATEAFDLSDLPIWKEYFPRITKLIKNYDEVNGKGALMFGAFYQAQLKGAISQEC
- the LOC131879403 gene encoding glutathione S-transferase 1-like; the protein is MPVELYGMSASAPCRIVAMTLEVLEVPYEYKTIDLMAGDQMKPEYLKINPQHNIPTLVDGDFAMNESRAIATYLANAYGKDSKLYPVDPKVRAVVDQRLYFDMGVFYKAIGDIIYPKMFEGKDPESGAKDKLKEVLGWVNDMIKKSGYAAGTDSLTLADLAFIASFSTLVETGSFDVSGFAELNAWFEKVKGEIKNYEKANGAGATAMGQWYKSKL